A window of the Synechococcus sp. M16.1 genome harbors these coding sequences:
- a CDS encoding HAD family hydrolase, producing the protein MRRMLREWHWQRLKTPLAQLQLLVLDVDGVLTDGGLWLDPEGQLQKRFDVRDGLGLKLLQQAGIELALLSGGHGGATEARARQLNINHCLVGIQDKPPALKALQQRLGIAPNNTGFVGDDLNDLAVRRNVRLLLAPSDACGPIRRQADAVMHHKGGHGAVRELAERVLKARGIWTTLADQGWRDRNN; encoded by the coding sequence ATGCGACGAATGCTGCGTGAATGGCACTGGCAACGGCTCAAAACACCACTGGCCCAGTTGCAGCTCTTGGTGTTGGACGTTGATGGTGTGCTCACGGATGGAGGCCTATGGCTGGATCCGGAGGGTCAACTGCAGAAACGCTTCGACGTTCGCGATGGTCTCGGCCTGAAACTGCTGCAACAAGCCGGGATCGAACTGGCGTTGCTCAGCGGTGGCCATGGCGGTGCCACAGAAGCACGGGCACGCCAACTGAACATCAACCACTGCCTGGTGGGCATCCAAGACAAACCACCCGCACTCAAGGCACTGCAACAACGCCTGGGGATTGCGCCAAACAACACCGGTTTTGTGGGCGATGACCTCAACGATCTCGCCGTCCGCCGCAACGTGAGACTCCTACTGGCGCCAAGTGACGCTTGTGGGCCAATACGCCGCCAAGCAGATGCAGTGATGCATCACAAGGGAGGTCATGGCGCCGTGCGCGAACTGGCTGAGCGGGTTCTGAAAGCCCGCGGGATCTGGACAACTCTTGCCGACCAGGGCTGGCGGGATCGCAACAACTAA
- a CDS encoding UvrD-helicase domain-containing protein: MGFLAGLNDAQRRAVDHHEGPLLVVAGAGSGKTRALTHRIAHLIGEHGADPAQILAVTFTNKAAREMKERLELLLAQRLAQSQYGQPWSTLPPVEQRQLRSRIYREVTKELWIGTFHALFARMLRYDIDKFKDAEGLTWTKQFSIYDEADAQSLVKEIVTQELQLDPKRFEPKKTRWAISNAKNQGWLPDQLEANAEGQRGKLTADVYRRYRKALAANNALDFDDLLLLPVQLLQQNEQVRSYWHRRFRHVLVDEYQDTNRTQYDLIKLLVTDGKDPQDVEDWSGRSVFVVGDADQSIYSFRAADFTILMGFQDDFGDQAPDESTRTMVKLEENYRSTATILEAANALIANNSERIDKVLRPTRGEGELITLTRCDDEIAEAEAVVHRFRTMEAANPELSWGDMAVLYRTNAQSRAIEESLVRWGIPYIVVGGLRFYDRREIKDLLAYLRLLVNPADTVSLLRVINVPKRGIGKTTIQRLTDAANQLGIPLWDVVSDPEAVRSLGGRSAKGLLQFCDLVNDLKARSRDVAPSELIQQVMEKSGYVSELIADGTDEAEERRRNLQELVNAALQYQEENDEGDLEGFLATAALSSDADNKDTAADRVTLMTLHSSKGLEFPVVSLVGLEQGLFPSYRSLDDPASLEEERRLCYVGITRAKERLFLSHACERRLWGGMREAAVPSVFLSELPEALIQGDLPQTGGAALRRERRLDRLTRVDRDKPSSAPANAVRRRQAGPAPGRSWQVGDQVVHASFGVGEITHTFGSGEKVSIAVKFAGMGPKILDPRLAPIEPVTSSG, encoded by the coding sequence ATGGGTTTTTTGGCCGGCCTTAACGACGCCCAACGACGGGCTGTCGATCATCACGAGGGGCCTCTGCTGGTAGTGGCGGGCGCTGGCAGTGGCAAAACGCGCGCTCTCACCCATCGGATTGCTCACCTGATCGGTGAGCACGGTGCCGATCCCGCTCAGATCCTGGCGGTGACCTTCACCAATAAAGCTGCCCGCGAGATGAAGGAGCGGCTTGAGCTTCTCCTGGCGCAGCGTCTGGCCCAGAGCCAGTACGGCCAGCCCTGGAGCACCCTGCCCCCGGTGGAGCAGCGTCAGCTGCGCTCACGTATTTACAGGGAGGTGACCAAGGAGCTGTGGATCGGCACCTTTCATGCCCTGTTTGCGCGGATGCTCCGCTACGACATCGACAAGTTCAAGGACGCGGAAGGCCTCACCTGGACCAAACAGTTTTCGATCTACGACGAGGCCGATGCCCAGAGCCTGGTGAAGGAGATTGTGACCCAGGAGCTGCAGCTGGATCCCAAGCGGTTCGAGCCCAAAAAGACCCGCTGGGCCATCAGCAATGCCAAGAACCAGGGTTGGCTGCCGGATCAGCTTGAGGCGAATGCCGAAGGTCAGCGGGGCAAACTCACTGCCGATGTCTACCGGCGTTACCGCAAGGCACTGGCCGCCAACAACGCCCTCGACTTCGATGACCTCCTGCTGCTGCCAGTGCAGTTGCTCCAGCAGAACGAGCAGGTGCGCAGTTACTGGCACCGCCGCTTTCGTCATGTGCTGGTGGATGAATACCAGGACACCAACCGAACCCAGTACGACCTGATCAAATTGTTGGTCACCGATGGCAAGGATCCTCAGGATGTTGAGGACTGGTCAGGCCGTTCCGTCTTTGTGGTCGGTGACGCTGACCAGAGCATCTACAGCTTCCGTGCGGCTGATTTCACGATCCTTATGGGGTTCCAGGACGATTTCGGCGATCAGGCGCCGGATGAATCCACCCGAACGATGGTGAAGCTGGAGGAGAACTACCGCTCCACCGCAACGATTCTCGAGGCAGCGAATGCCCTGATCGCCAACAACAGCGAACGGATCGACAAGGTTCTGCGTCCCACACGGGGAGAGGGGGAGCTGATCACCCTCACCCGCTGTGACGACGAGATTGCGGAGGCGGAAGCCGTGGTGCACCGCTTCCGAACGATGGAAGCCGCCAACCCCGAGCTGAGTTGGGGTGATATGGCCGTGCTCTATCGCACCAATGCCCAGTCCCGTGCGATTGAGGAATCACTGGTGCGTTGGGGAATCCCCTACATCGTGGTGGGGGGGCTGCGCTTCTACGACCGTCGCGAAATCAAGGATCTGCTGGCCTATTTGCGGCTGCTGGTGAACCCGGCCGACACGGTCAGTCTGCTGCGGGTGATCAATGTGCCGAAACGGGGCATCGGCAAGACCACGATTCAGCGCCTCACCGATGCGGCCAATCAACTGGGGATTCCGCTGTGGGACGTGGTGAGTGATCCCGAAGCGGTGCGCTCCCTCGGCGGCCGTTCGGCCAAGGGTCTTCTTCAGTTCTGTGATCTCGTCAATGACCTGAAAGCCCGCAGTCGTGATGTGGCTCCATCGGAACTGATTCAGCAGGTGATGGAGAAGAGCGGTTACGTCAGTGAGTTGATTGCCGATGGCACCGATGAGGCTGAGGAGCGCCGCCGCAACCTGCAGGAATTGGTGAACGCCGCTCTGCAGTACCAGGAGGAAAACGATGAGGGCGACCTGGAGGGATTTCTGGCCACGGCAGCTTTGTCGAGCGATGCCGACAACAAAGACACTGCGGCTGATCGCGTCACCTTGATGACGCTGCACAGCAGCAAGGGTCTGGAGTTCCCGGTGGTGAGTTTGGTGGGTCTTGAGCAGGGATTGTTCCCCAGCTACCGCTCCCTGGACGACCCGGCTTCGCTCGAGGAGGAGCGTCGGCTCTGTTATGTGGGCATTACTCGAGCCAAGGAACGGCTGTTCCTGTCCCACGCCTGTGAACGTCGTCTTTGGGGTGGCATGCGCGAAGCGGCCGTCCCTTCGGTCTTTTTGTCTGAGTTGCCTGAAGCCTTGATTCAGGGAGATCTCCCCCAGACCGGTGGGGCAGCACTCCGGCGTGAGCGGCGCCTTGACCGGCTGACCCGCGTGGACCGCGACAAGCCGTCATCGGCCCCCGCCAATGCTGTGCGTCGCCGTCAGGCCGGTCCAGCCCCTGGGCGCAGCTGGCAAGTTGGCGATCAGGTCGTCCATGCCAGCTTTGGGGTTGGTGAAATCACCCACACCTTTGGAAGTGGCGAGAAGGTGTCCATCGCGGTCAAGTTCGCAGGGATGGGTCCAAAAATTCTGGATCCTCGCCTGGCCCCGATCGAGCCTGTGACGAGCTCCGGTTGA
- a CDS encoding O-antigen ligase: MPGLIHYLKSPWLDLLLPLSLMGFIWERSGNPAGMVCLLATWCALKFARWLPSQPVYGVLIGVLSIILSAVIHPVSASAPTDLLLVLLAFAAGLQQSKDHWRVALWIVLATVIVSLPFVEFDRYNSNLDAIPWSVVRDLLPQEAARIQKITINRSGYLYGLFALVGYGLFRAEVRPWMSRLAAVVGMLSFVMALGTASRAAALFPMAVLVLSEMFWRNRLWVARRAQSLTAVVLVLSLMFNVIIYWPTSPLAAGDPADVGRANIAQCFVRQAARSLPELVIGQGYDRVSDHCAERVFLPVPDRTKEIPHAHNVFVQALADQGLVTLMLMVMAFAVILHRLFLGLGGDAAPLCLIGLSCALFILASALVESTLLKTSLQQVISGYLLAVAWVAPAPRGPMRHN, translated from the coding sequence TTGCCAGGTTTGATTCACTACCTCAAATCTCCTTGGCTGGATCTGCTGCTTCCGCTCTCGCTGATGGGCTTCATTTGGGAGCGCAGTGGTAACCCAGCAGGCATGGTCTGCCTTCTCGCCACTTGGTGTGCTCTGAAGTTCGCACGATGGCTGCCCTCACAACCGGTGTACGGCGTGTTGATCGGGGTGCTCAGCATCATTCTCAGTGCGGTGATCCATCCCGTGAGCGCTTCGGCTCCCACAGATTTGTTGCTGGTGTTGCTTGCCTTCGCGGCTGGTCTTCAGCAATCCAAGGATCACTGGAGAGTCGCCCTCTGGATCGTGCTGGCGACCGTGATCGTTTCTCTTCCTTTTGTTGAGTTCGACCGATACAACAGCAATCTCGACGCCATCCCGTGGTCAGTTGTACGTGATCTCCTGCCTCAGGAAGCAGCTCGAATCCAGAAGATCACCATCAATCGTTCCGGTTATCTCTACGGGCTTTTCGCCTTGGTCGGATACGGACTTTTTCGGGCTGAAGTTCGGCCTTGGATGTCCCGTTTGGCGGCGGTTGTGGGCATGCTCAGTTTTGTTATGGCTTTAGGAACCGCATCTCGGGCCGCTGCTCTGTTCCCAATGGCAGTACTGGTCTTGAGCGAAATGTTCTGGCGAAATCGCCTTTGGGTGGCTCGGAGGGCTCAATCCCTCACGGCCGTTGTGTTGGTGTTGTCGTTGATGTTCAACGTGATTATTTATTGGCCTACCAGCCCATTGGCTGCTGGAGATCCTGCCGATGTGGGTCGAGCCAACATCGCTCAGTGTTTCGTGCGTCAGGCTGCACGCTCCTTGCCTGAGCTGGTGATCGGACAGGGCTACGACAGGGTGTCTGATCATTGTGCTGAAAGGGTGTTTCTTCCTGTTCCAGATCGCACGAAGGAAATTCCCCATGCGCACAACGTTTTTGTGCAGGCACTTGCAGATCAAGGCCTTGTGACCTTGATGCTCATGGTGATGGCTTTCGCTGTGATTTTGCATCGTTTGTTTCTTGGCCTTGGGGGTGATGCAGCACCCCTTTGCTTGATCGGTTTGTCCTGTGCCCTGTTCATCCTTGCGTCCGCGTTGGTGGAATCCACGTTGCTGAAAACATCCCTGCAGCAGGTGATCAGTGGTTACCTGCTGGCCGTTGCTTGGGTGGCACCGGCACCGCGTGGGCCCATGCGGCACAACTAA